In Clostridium swellfunianum, a genomic segment contains:
- a CDS encoding DUF7489 domain-containing protein, translating into MELLWIFVLMTAIITLTFTIYSAQKYRLESTWSGLVQGKKAKDYYYKGQHKKCFILQILKDTGNRLTLEVDETTYKTVEVGDRMIKEKGHIHPRKTI; encoded by the coding sequence ATGGAACTTCTTTGGATTTTTGTTTTAATGACAGCTATTATAACCCTAACTTTTACAATCTACTCAGCTCAAAAATATAGGCTTGAAAGCACTTGGTCGGGTCTAGTCCAAGGAAAAAAAGCTAAAGATTACTATTACAAAGGTCAGCATAAAAAATGTTTTATACTTCAAATACTTAAAGATACCGGAAACAGGCTTACACTTGAAGTGGATGAAACCACTTATAAAACAGTTGAAGTTGGCGACCGAATGATTAAGGAAAAAGGTCACATTCACCCTAGAAAAACTATTTAG
- the rbr gene encoding rubrerythrin — translation MKSLQGTKTAENLAKAFAGESQARNRYTFYAKVAEQEGHMYISNIFYETANEERAHAKVFFDYLIQGLGKSFIKVDADYPIGYGNTEQNLQYAAEGEKEEWGKLYPEFAEVAKQEGFPEIEFSLKKIIQVETTHEKRYLDLMDALKNGTLYKKDTNQYWKCINCGFIYEGLEAPKACPACKYAQGWFQIAYNFKPEA, via the coding sequence ATGAAAAGCTTACAAGGAACAAAAACAGCTGAAAATCTGGCTAAGGCCTTTGCTGGAGAATCTCAGGCAAGAAATCGATACACTTTTTACGCAAAAGTTGCAGAGCAGGAAGGACACATGTATATTTCAAACATTTTCTATGAAACTGCAAATGAGGAAAGAGCTCATGCCAAGGTATTTTTTGATTATTTAATCCAAGGCCTTGGAAAAAGCTTCATAAAGGTAGATGCTGATTACCCCATAGGTTATGGAAACACTGAACAAAATCTTCAATACGCTGCAGAAGGTGAAAAGGAAGAATGGGGAAAGCTATATCCAGAGTTTGCAGAAGTAGCTAAGCAGGAGGGTTTCCCAGAGATTGAGTTCTCATTAAAAAAGATTATTCAAGTTGAAACTACACATGAAAAGAGATATCTTGATTTAATGGATGCTCTTAAGAATGGCACACTGTACAAGAAGGATACCAATCAATATTGGAAATGCATAAACTGCGGCTTTATTTATGAAGGCCTTGAGGCCCCTAAAGCATGCCCAGCATGCAAATATGCTCAAGGTTGGTTTCAAATAGCTTATAATTTTAAACCAGAGGCTTAA
- a CDS encoding adenylate kinase has protein sequence MNLILLGPPGAGKGTQAKFICKKYDIPHISTGEMFRKNIAEKTYLGMLVKEYTDKGNLVPDHITIKIVDERIRETDCKKGFLLDGFPRTITQAEALDTLLKKYNLVINRVLFIAVSNEVVIERNVGRRVCSSCGASFHIRFNPSRLLNKCDYCLGELTQREDDTISALNNRLAVYKLQTKPLIAYYRSNKLLSKIDGACSAEIVFQNIETALGHY, from the coding sequence ATGAACTTAATCCTACTAGGTCCACCTGGAGCTGGAAAAGGAACACAAGCAAAATTTATATGTAAAAAATATGATATACCTCACATTTCCACTGGAGAAATGTTTAGAAAAAATATTGCTGAAAAAACTTACCTTGGAATGCTAGTTAAAGAATATACGGATAAAGGTAACTTGGTTCCAGATCATATCACTATAAAAATAGTTGACGAACGTATAAGAGAAACTGACTGCAAAAAAGGCTTTCTGCTTGATGGCTTTCCAAGAACAATTACACAAGCTGAGGCCCTGGATACCTTACTAAAAAAATACAACTTAGTTATAAACAGAGTATTATTTATTGCTGTGTCAAACGAAGTTGTTATAGAAAGAAATGTGGGAAGACGAGTTTGTTCCTCCTGCGGCGCAAGCTTTCACATTAGATTTAATCCTTCTAGGCTCTTAAATAAATGTGATTACTGCCTTGGGGAATTAACTCAGCGAGAAGATGATACTATTTCGGCTTTAAACAATCGACTAGCTGTCTACAAACTTCAAACAAAACCACTTATTGCTTATTATAGGAGTAATAAGCTTCTTTCAAAGATTGATGGAGCCTGTTCAGCAGAAATAGTATTTCAAAATATAGAAACCGCTTTAGGTCATTACTAA
- a CDS encoding polysaccharide deacetylase family protein: MKRNTRLIVFGIFTFIMASACFVAWNVARADSDQEEEKVVYLTFDDGPSYIITNRVLDILKEKEVKATFFVVGNKIEGREDILKRIHEDGHSLGLHTYSHKYKEIYSSHDNFVKEMEDAGEAVKKVIGFEPKPIRFPGGSKPYLNSSLLEKLHERGYKVFDWNASLSDGLNYNISTERLVKEAHKVVGGSNSKVYLLLHCDQTNKATAKALPMIIDYYKNLGYEFKTITEDTPEYYFRFKKS; encoded by the coding sequence ATGAAAAGAAATACTAGGCTTATTGTATTTGGTATTTTTACTTTTATTATGGCTTCAGCTTGTTTTGTAGCTTGGAATGTTGCTAGGGCAGACTCTGACCAGGAAGAAGAAAAAGTGGTATATCTAACCTTTGATGACGGTCCTAGTTATATAATAACTAACAGAGTGCTGGATATCTTAAAAGAAAAAGAGGTTAAAGCAACCTTTTTTGTTGTCGGTAACAAAATTGAGGGAAGAGAGGATATTCTAAAAAGAATACATGAAGATGGACATTCGCTAGGGCTTCATACATATTCACATAAGTACAAGGAGATATACTCAAGTCATGATAATTTTGTAAAAGAAATGGAAGACGCAGGCGAAGCTGTTAAAAAAGTTATTGGTTTTGAACCAAAACCAATAAGGTTTCCTGGTGGAAGCAAACCATACTTGAATTCTAGTTTGTTAGAGAAACTGCACGAGAGGGGATACAAAGTTTTTGACTGGAATGCAAGCCTTTCTGACGGATTGAATTACAATATTTCTACAGAGAGACTTGTTAAAGAAGCACACAAGGTGGTTGGCGGCTCTAATTCAAAGGTATATTTACTCCTTCACTGCGATCAGACAAATAAGGCAACCGCTAAGGCGCTTCCTATGATAATTGATTATTATAAGAATCTTGGCTACGAATTCAAAACTATTACTGAAGATACTCCAGAATATTATTTTAGATTTAAAAAGTCTTAG
- the uvsE gene encoding UV DNA damage repair endonuclease UvsE — protein sequence MRVRLGYVAIALNLPKVTSSSSVTYTNYMKLSSDEQKLNKLKQVTLTNLDDLYKILQYNVERQIHFYRITSALVPLATHPNVSSWNFRKIFKVDFERLGRLITENNMRVDTHPDEFNVINSIREEVVVNSERNLWNHVHLFEDLNYPNGKMVLHIGSAQGGKEEAIKRFVNNFKSFPKEITSRLMLENDDKTFTSSQVLSICKQLDTPIVFDVHHHMCNNAGETVESLISDIFATWNNQPLPAKFHFSTPRETENDRKHADYINAEDFIDFIELCKPLDKDFDVMLEAKKKDQALFQLIEDIKHIRPSWKWIDNTTIEV from the coding sequence ATGCGCGTTAGGCTCGGCTATGTTGCAATTGCTCTCAATCTTCCAAAGGTTACTTCTTCTAGCTCAGTAACCTATACTAATTATATGAAATTAAGCAGCGATGAACAAAAATTAAACAAGCTAAAACAAGTAACACTCACAAATTTAGATGACTTATATAAAATACTTCAATATAATGTTGAACGTCAGATTCATTTTTACAGAATAACTTCAGCTCTGGTTCCTCTAGCTACTCACCCCAATGTGTCAAGCTGGAACTTCAGAAAAATTTTTAAGGTTGACTTTGAAAGACTTGGAAGATTAATAACGGAAAATAATATGAGAGTCGACACTCATCCTGACGAGTTTAATGTAATAAACAGTATCAGAGAGGAGGTTGTCGTAAATTCAGAGAGAAACTTATGGAATCATGTGCACCTATTTGAGGATTTGAATTACCCTAATGGTAAAATGGTACTTCATATAGGCAGTGCTCAAGGCGGCAAAGAAGAAGCTATAAAGCGTTTTGTGAATAATTTCAAAAGTTTTCCTAAAGAAATAACCTCGAGACTAATGCTTGAAAATGATGATAAAACCTTCACTTCTTCCCAGGTCTTATCAATTTGCAAACAACTTGACACTCCAATAGTTTTTGATGTACACCATCATATGTGCAACAACGCTGGTGAAACTGTAGAAAGTCTAATATCAGATATATTTGCTACTTGGAATAATCAACCGCTTCCTGCCAAATTTCATTTTTCCACTCCTCGGGAAACTGAAAATGACAGGAAACATGCTGATTATATAAATGCAGAGGATTTTATAGATTTTATTGAACTTTGTAAGCCATTAGATAAGGATTTTGATGTTATGCTAGAAGCAAAAAAGAAGGATCAGGCACTATTTCAACTTATAGAGGACATAAAACATATACGACCATCATGGAAATGGATAGATAATACAACAATAGAAGTGTAA
- the yhfZ gene encoding GntR family transcriptional regulator YhfZ: MDIKSKLMQKYGLVTIKLARELITMTVGDRISTIAEYSAKYETARGTVQAALKLLEESKAVQVEPRGHLGTFISSINYEILWEFTNFSTIMGAMPLPYSKLYEGLATGLYKEADNRNFPFSLAYMRGAENRISALLKGRYDFAVVSKLAAHHSIKEGMDIDIALEFGKYSYVNEHVIVFSNTSSRTIEDGMKLGVDRSSIDHYLLTLEQCRGRQVKIIDLPYNQVVQKLITGEIDAAVWNIDEIVERKHNIKYYPLEFNNFSGDDTEAVLVINKHNYGIKNLLEQFINCKKVVEYQRKVVAGELIPNY; encoded by the coding sequence ATGGATATAAAATCAAAACTAATGCAAAAGTATGGATTAGTTACAATAAAGCTTGCCAGAGAACTTATAACTATGACAGTTGGAGACAGAATAAGCACTATAGCTGAGTATTCTGCTAAGTATGAGACTGCCAGGGGGACCGTTCAAGCTGCTCTTAAGCTTTTAGAAGAAAGTAAAGCTGTGCAGGTTGAACCGAGAGGACATCTAGGTACTTTTATAAGCAGCATTAACTATGAAATACTATGGGAGTTTACAAATTTTAGTACTATAATGGGAGCTATGCCTCTTCCTTATTCCAAGCTGTATGAAGGTTTGGCCACTGGGCTATATAAAGAAGCTGACAACAGAAATTTTCCATTTAGCCTTGCCTACATGCGAGGAGCAGAAAATAGAATTAGTGCTCTGTTAAAAGGCCGTTATGATTTTGCGGTGGTTTCAAAGCTCGCTGCACATCACAGCATCAAAGAAGGTATGGATATAGATATTGCTCTAGAATTTGGGAAATATAGCTATGTTAATGAGCACGTTATAGTTTTTAGCAATACTTCCAGCAGGACTATAGAGGATGGAATGAAATTGGGAGTAGATAGAAGTTCTATAGATCATTACCTTTTAACCTTAGAACAATGCAGGGGAAGACAAGTGAAGATAATTGATTTGCCATATAATCAAGTTGTTCAAAAGCTTATCACAGGTGAAATTGATGCTGCCGTTTGGAACATTGATGAAATAGTGGAAAGAAAGCATAACATTAAATACTATCCGCTTGAATTTAATAATTTTTCAGGTGATGATACAGAAGCGGTACTAGTTATTAACAAACATAATTATGGTATTAAAAACTTGCTGGAACAATTTATTAACTGCAAGAAGGTAGTAGAATATCAAAGAAAAGTAGTAGCTGGTGAGTTGATACCAAACTACTAG
- a CDS encoding PRD domain-containing protein, whose protein sequence is MELDVRLQILKDAGQISEETFEALKQVINMFKDNWELVLTEENGAMFITHLCVAMERIKQDKAIDGIDSEVYEEIKNDENFSKSKLIFQDIIKTANIEIPENEETFIMMHLCTLLQENK, encoded by the coding sequence ATGGAACTAGATGTAAGATTGCAAATATTAAAGGATGCAGGACAGATATCAGAGGAAACCTTTGAGGCTTTAAAACAAGTAATAAATATGTTTAAGGATAATTGGGAGCTTGTGCTGACAGAAGAAAATGGAGCAATGTTTATAACACATCTTTGCGTTGCAATGGAGAGAATAAAGCAAGACAAGGCAATAGATGGAATAGATTCAGAAGTTTATGAAGAAATAAAAAATGATGAGAACTTTAGTAAATCAAAATTAATTTTTCAGGATATAATAAAGACTGCTAATATAGAAATACCAGAAAATGAAGAAACCTTTATAATGATGCATTTATGCACGTTATTACAAGAAAATAAATAA
- a CDS encoding DUF2620 domain-containing protein, translating to MLRIVVGGQIDKQKVADTIKKIGGDKVTITIKSDIEAAMAIKTNQADYYFGACNTGGGGALAMAIALLGMNLCATVSMPGNVKSDSDIIKEIEAGKKAFGFTPQHAEQVISVIMNKILNQ from the coding sequence ATGCTTAGAATAGTTGTTGGTGGACAAATAGACAAGCAAAAGGTAGCAGATACTATTAAAAAAATAGGAGGGGATAAAGTTACCATAACAATCAAGTCTGACATCGAAGCTGCTATGGCAATAAAGACAAATCAAGCAGATTATTATTTTGGTGCTTGCAATACAGGGGGCGGAGGAGCTCTTGCAATGGCCATAGCACTACTAGGTATGAATCTTTGTGCAACAGTTTCAATGCCAGGAAACGTAAAAAGTGACTCAGATATCATTAAGGAAATTGAAGCTGGCAAGAAGGCCTTTGGCTTCACACCACAGCATGCTGAACAGGTTATATCTGTTATCATGAATAAAATATTAAACCAATAG
- a CDS encoding YhfT family protein translates to MKFLIVALIGALASILANKGVAVFNDGLRPIVPEYLEGRMDKKALAATSFALGFGLVIGFGIPVSIAASIILIHSILLGTDIIGTWSPSGKKGMAVSGVIGAVYGVGIVAGLQFIVDAFKLLPVNFLGNLGQVGTPIVAAFAAFPALVVAYQYGILKGGITFVVSFIVRQIVQYYGTFQMGTAKVALNPEGMALLAGMIIMLVYAMTEKADPNAVTVDLTAIFSERVKKIKRNLPYLAAIGGLIAAATSYGIIAGDPISLNLLAKGSNVEAAMTAFARGIGFIPLVATTAIATGVYGPAGMTFVFVVGLLVKSPILAFLLGAVVISAEVMLLDVLAKMLDKFPGVRKCGDNIRTAMSKLLEVALLVGGMMAANAMAPGLGLFIVAGLYVLNQTAKKPIVSMAVGPVGAVVVGILINVLYVVGLYLPPAAK, encoded by the coding sequence ATGAAATTTTTAATTGTAGCATTAATTGGTGCTTTAGCATCAATTCTTGCAAACAAGGGCGTTGCAGTTTTCAACGATGGACTTAGACCTATTGTCCCAGAATACCTTGAAGGTAGAATGGACAAAAAAGCCTTAGCAGCTACAAGCTTTGCCCTAGGCTTCGGATTAGTTATTGGCTTTGGTATTCCAGTTTCAATTGCTGCAAGTATTATACTAATTCATAGTATACTTCTTGGTACTGACATCATTGGTACATGGTCACCAAGCGGAAAAAAAGGAATGGCTGTATCAGGTGTTATTGGTGCAGTTTATGGAGTGGGTATAGTTGCAGGACTACAGTTTATAGTAGATGCGTTTAAACTATTACCAGTGAACTTCCTAGGAAACTTAGGACAAGTTGGTACTCCAATAGTTGCAGCTTTCGCAGCTTTCCCAGCATTAGTTGTAGCTTACCAGTATGGAATTTTAAAGGGTGGAATAACTTTTGTTGTATCATTTATAGTTAGACAGATTGTTCAATACTATGGAACCTTCCAAATGGGAACTGCTAAGGTAGCTTTGAACCCAGAGGGAATGGCACTACTAGCTGGTATGATTATTATGCTTGTATATGCAATGACTGAAAAAGCTGATCCAAATGCTGTTACAGTAGATTTAACTGCAATATTCAGCGAAAGAGTTAAAAAAATCAAGAGAAATCTTCCATACTTAGCTGCTATAGGTGGATTAATTGCAGCAGCAACAAGTTATGGAATTATAGCAGGAGACCCGATATCTTTAAATCTATTAGCAAAAGGAAGCAATGTAGAAGCAGCTATGACAGCTTTTGCAAGAGGTATAGGCTTTATTCCTCTTGTAGCTACAACAGCTATAGCAACAGGTGTTTATGGACCTGCTGGAATGACCTTCGTATTTGTTGTAGGACTTCTTGTTAAGAGCCCAATACTTGCATTCTTACTTGGTGCAGTAGTAATTAGTGCTGAAGTAATGCTTTTAGATGTTCTTGCTAAAATGCTAGATAAATTCCCAGGAGTTAGAAAGTGCGGAGACAACATAAGAACAGCTATGTCAAAGCTTCTTGAAGTAGCTCTTTTAGTTGGAGGTATGATGGCTGCAAATGCTATGGCTCCAGGACTTGGATTATTTATAGTAGCAGGACTTTATGTGTTAAATCAAACTGCAAAGAAGCCTATAGTTAGTATGGCTGTAGGACCAGTTGGTGCTGTAGTTGTTGGTATATTAATAAATGTTTTATATGTAGTGGGATTATATTTACCACCTGCAGCAAAATAA
- a CDS encoding amidase family protein — protein MKDELLEEFLRLSKSSIKAMEFKDKTVARVNKDMLIEARELLKENNKVYTLGVKNTEQIERSHIKKLTESKRYLWHTIDGMSDGGRAIDINIINPITGRNMTGSSSCSAVNVLYGINDIGIGTDGGGSVLAPALSLNLYSIMAKGLGLKGLSNRISTDGISFVPGIGVISHSLDLAEAAVVKMSGLMQDNNYEALKVAICTKENIKLPDGSDMREKLNLVYNRLIDFGVEIVEEEFPNFNSREEAINRTQELFKKYEILITYEGPVDLLGFGDSVFGGFGKLAAESQQSSGKYMAKIANMVNATAITIPSSDISSGIVVTAREGIREGIGAISLAKKLSNLYKLPDLYYRYFRDSYKRKESDIIFSVKGV, from the coding sequence ATGAAGGATGAACTGTTAGAAGAGTTTTTAAGATTGTCAAAGTCAAGTATTAAGGCTATGGAGTTTAAAGATAAGACAGTAGCTAGAGTTAACAAAGATATGCTTATAGAGGCAAGAGAACTTCTTAAAGAAAATAACAAAGTATATACCTTGGGTGTAAAAAATACAGAACAAATTGAAAGAAGTCATATAAAAAAGCTAACAGAAAGTAAAAGATATTTATGGCATACAATAGATGGTATGTCTGATGGCGGAAGAGCTATAGATATTAACATTATAAATCCTATAACAGGAAGGAATATGACTGGATCCTCAAGCTGCAGTGCAGTAAATGTGCTTTATGGAATCAATGATATTGGAATAGGTACTGATGGAGGAGGCTCTGTTTTAGCACCAGCCCTAAGCTTGAACTTATACTCTATCATGGCTAAGGGATTAGGACTTAAAGGTTTGAGTAACAGAATTTCAACAGATGGGATTAGTTTTGTGCCTGGCATAGGAGTGATAAGTCATTCCTTAGACTTAGCAGAAGCGGCAGTAGTGAAAATGTCAGGGTTAATGCAGGACAATAATTATGAAGCTTTAAAGGTTGCTATATGCACAAAGGAAAATATAAAACTGCCAGATGGCAGTGATATGAGAGAGAAATTAAATTTAGTTTATAATAGATTAATTGATTTTGGAGTAGAAATAGTTGAAGAAGAGTTTCCTAATTTCAACTCTAGAGAAGAAGCTATAAATAGAACGCAAGAATTATTTAAAAAGTATGAAATACTTATAACCTACGAAGGCCCAGTAGACTTATTAGGCTTTGGGGATTCAGTCTTTGGAGGCTTTGGAAAACTAGCTGCAGAGAGTCAGCAAAGCTCGGGTAAGTATATGGCTAAAATTGCCAATATGGTAAACGCCACTGCAATAACTATACCTTCATCGGATATATCTTCAGGGATAGTTGTAACCGCTAGGGAAGGAATAAGAGAAGGAATTGGAGCAATTTCTTTAGCTAAAAAGCTCAGTAATTTATATAAGCTTCCAGATTTATATTACAGATATTTTAGAGACTCTTATAAAAGGAAGGAAAGTGACATAATTTTTTCAGTAAAAGGAGTGTAA
- a CDS encoding phosphotriesterase family protein encodes MKLFDGITYMHEHVTIDLSGIKKDLDCRLDTLEDTIEEFKQLKKKGVANILDVTNRGMGRNIEYALKVQEQSGINIIFSTGYYKEPFLPEEVYNFSEEELKMVMVKEIVEGLESTGVKAEVIGEIGTSKDMITPIERKLLISGAKAQEETGKPLSTHTTLGTLGLEQIDILKSNGANLNKVIIGHVDLSGDIDYILKLIDKGVYVAFDTIGKVNYMPEERRLQMLREICNRGLSNRVVMSMDITRKTHLKVRGGLGYSYLLDKFIPFIKENGIAERDIENMLINNAKDIFK; translated from the coding sequence ATGAAATTATTTGATGGAATAACCTATATGCATGAGCATGTAACTATAGATTTGTCTGGGATTAAGAAAGATTTGGACTGCAGACTAGATACCTTGGAAGACACCATAGAAGAGTTTAAGCAACTTAAGAAAAAAGGCGTAGCTAATATTTTAGATGTTACTAACAGAGGCATGGGAAGAAATATAGAGTATGCTCTTAAGGTTCAGGAACAATCGGGCATTAATATAATATTTTCTACAGGTTACTACAAAGAGCCTTTCCTTCCGGAAGAGGTTTATAATTTTTCAGAGGAAGAGCTGAAAATGGTTATGGTGAAGGAAATTGTGGAAGGACTAGAAAGCACAGGGGTTAAAGCAGAGGTGATTGGAGAGATAGGAACGAGCAAGGATATGATTACTCCAATTGAAAGAAAACTTTTAATATCAGGAGCTAAGGCTCAGGAGGAAACAGGTAAGCCTCTTTCAACTCATACTACGCTTGGAACTCTTGGCTTGGAGCAAATTGATATATTAAAAAGCAATGGAGCAAACCTAAATAAGGTTATTATAGGACACGTCGATTTAAGCGGCGATATTGACTATATATTAAAATTGATAGACAAAGGTGTTTATGTTGCTTTTGATACTATAGGAAAAGTCAATTATATGCCAGAGGAAAGAAGACTACAAATGCTAAGAGAGATTTGCAATAGAGGCTTATCAAACAGAGTGGTTATGTCAATGGATATAACTAGAAAAACTCATTTAAAAGTAAGAGGCGGCTTAGGTTATAGCTATCTTCTAGATAAGTTTATCCCTTTCATTAAAGAAAATGGGATAGCTGAAAGAGATATTGAAAATATGCTTATAAATAATGCAAAAGATATTTTTAAATAA
- a CDS encoding aminotransferase class V-fold PLP-dependent enzyme: MKTYPLESITLEEAKKLQFKLIDSITKYFKGSEILSLGDLGVVKGLNKPSTTLKVEHVLADFFEQEAAVLVRGAGTAAIRWGMYSMLKAGSTILVHDAPIYPTTEVTIESMGLKIVRADFNSKEEIIRTIQENSIDGVIVQYTRQRIEDSYNMLDVINTIREFLGEVPIITDDNYAAMKVRNIGVQCGADLTAFSMFKLLGPEGIGCVVGKKKYIDKIIKSNYSGGGQVQGHEALEALRGLVYAPVSLAIQAEVNNELVKRLNHGEVKGVKNAFLANAQSKVLLVELEEPVAAKVIEEAEQLGAAPNPVGAESKYEFVPMFYRVSGTFRAADKSLEARMIRINPMRSGADTVIRILKQALERTV; encoded by the coding sequence ATGAAAACATATCCCTTGGAATCAATAACTTTAGAGGAAGCAAAAAAATTACAGTTTAAATTGATAGATTCAATAACAAAATATTTCAAAGGCTCGGAAATACTTTCCTTAGGAGATTTAGGAGTAGTTAAAGGATTGAATAAACCTTCAACTACATTAAAGGTTGAGCACGTATTAGCAGATTTTTTTGAGCAGGAAGCTGCTGTGTTAGTTAGGGGGGCAGGAACTGCAGCCATAAGATGGGGAATGTACAGTATGCTTAAGGCTGGAAGTACTATTCTTGTTCATGATGCTCCAATATACCCTACTACAGAAGTTACAATAGAAAGCATGGGGTTAAAGATAGTTAGAGCAGACTTCAACAGCAAAGAAGAAATAATTAGAACTATACAAGAGAATTCAATAGATGGAGTTATAGTTCAATATACAAGGCAAAGAATTGAAGATAGCTATAATATGCTTGATGTAATAAATACTATAAGAGAATTTTTAGGAGAGGTTCCAATAATAACTGATGACAATTATGCGGCTATGAAGGTTAGAAATATTGGAGTACAGTGTGGTGCTGACCTTACAGCTTTTTCAATGTTTAAGCTTTTAGGTCCAGAAGGAATTGGTTGTGTGGTTGGAAAGAAAAAATATATAGATAAAATAATTAAAAGCAATTACTCAGGCGGAGGGCAAGTTCAAGGACATGAAGCATTAGAAGCCTTAAGAGGACTTGTTTATGCTCCAGTTTCTTTAGCGATTCAAGCTGAAGTTAATAATGAACTTGTTAAACGGTTGAACCATGGAGAAGTAAAGGGTGTTAAAAATGCTTTTCTAGCAAACGCTCAATCAAAGGTATTGCTTGTTGAACTTGAAGAGCCTGTAGCAGCAAAGGTTATTGAAGAGGCTGAGCAGCTAGGCGCTGCTCCAAATCCAGTAGGTGCTGAATCAAAATATGAGTTTGTACCAATGTTTTATAGAGTGTCGGGAACCTTTAGAGCGGCCGATAAAAGCTTGGAAGCAAGAATGATTAGAATAAATCCTATGCGTTCAGGAGCAGATACTGTAATAAGGATTTTAAAGCAAGCTTTAGAGAGAACTGTGTAA
- a CDS encoding YhfX family PLP-dependent enzyme, translating into MFLEATLKRNLKLIDAAFKLHSEGLVEPDTYILDLDVIINNAKEIKKEADKHAIKLYFMTKQFGRNPYVSSELMKLGYEGAVAVDFREAEILASNSIALGHVGHLVQIPKNKIEAVLKAKPQYITVYSIEKAQEVSEAAVKLGVTQKIMIRVIDKGDMLYPAQYGGFYIEELLKKAKELIKLPNLILSGITSFPCFLYNESEGYIKETNNAYTLQKAKKVLEENLNIEIEQVNMPSASCACNVKNISNLGGTHGEPGHGLLGTTPIHAASEQPEIPAIVYVSEISHNLDNKSFCYGGGHYRRSHMENALVGKTLVDALKYKVEAPEVESIDYHFTLSDKAEVSDTVVMAFRTQIFVTRSKVAVVRGIQSGRPQIVGIYDSQGMFLE; encoded by the coding sequence TTGTTTTTAGAGGCAACCTTAAAACGAAATCTTAAGTTAATAGATGCAGCCTTCAAGCTGCATTCTGAAGGCTTAGTAGAACCTGATACTTATATACTTGATTTAGATGTAATCATTAATAATGCAAAAGAGATAAAAAAAGAAGCAGATAAACATGCAATAAAGCTTTATTTTATGACTAAACAATTTGGAAGAAACCCCTATGTGTCTTCTGAATTAATGAAACTTGGCTATGAGGGAGCTGTAGCTGTAGACTTTAGAGAAGCAGAAATTTTAGCTTCTAATTCAATTGCGCTTGGGCATGTAGGCCATTTAGTTCAAATACCTAAAAATAAGATAGAAGCTGTACTTAAAGCAAAGCCTCAGTATATTACGGTATATTCCATAGAAAAAGCACAGGAGGTTTCCGAGGCAGCTGTAAAACTAGGAGTTACGCAAAAGATTATGATAAGAGTTATAGATAAGGGAGATATGCTTTATCCGGCTCAATATGGTGGATTTTATATAGAAGAACTGCTTAAAAAAGCAAAAGAGCTAATAAAGCTTCCGAATTTAATACTTTCAGGAATAACTTCCTTTCCATGTTTCTTGTATAACGAAAGTGAAGGCTATATAAAAGAAACAAATAATGCATATACACTTCAGAAGGCTAAAAAAGTTCTAGAGGAAAATTTAAATATAGAGATTGAACAAGTAAACATGCCATCTGCTAGTTGTGCATGTAATGTAAAAAATATATCAAACCTTGGCGGAACCCATGGGGAACCTGGACATGGACTTTTAGGAACAACTCCTATACATGCTGCATCAGAGCAGCCTGAAATTCCAGCAATAGTTTATGTAAGCGAGATTTCTCATAATTTAGATAATAAGAGCTTTTGCTATGGTGGAGGACACTATAGAAGATCTCATATGGAAAATGCTTTAGTAGGCAAAACCTTAGTGGATGCTTTGAAATACAAAGTTGAAGCACCAGAAGTTGAGAGTATAGACTATCACTTCACCTTAAGCGATAAAGCAGAGGTAAGTGACACTGTTGTTATGGCTTTTAGAACTCAAATCTTTGTTACTAGAAGCAAAGTGGCGGTAGTTAGGGGAATTCAAAGTGGAAGACCACAAATAGTAGGTATTTATGACAGTCAGGGGATGTTTTTAGAGTAA